From Staphylothermus hellenicus DSM 12710, a single genomic window includes:
- a CDS encoding HepT-like ribonuclease domain-containing protein produces MLRGFKDLVRLRNLLVHRYWVIDDKRVYEDVRNNFRCVEELLDRIGDRYGGDQVF; encoded by the coding sequence TTGCTTAGAGGATTTAAGGATCTTGTAAGGCTTCGAAACTTATTGGTTCATAGATACTGGGTTATTGATGATAAACGTGTATATGAGGATGTTAGGAATAATTTTAGGTGTGTTGAAGAATTATTGGATAGGATTGGTGATAGGTATGGAGGAGATCAGGTATTTTAA
- a CDS encoding nucleotidyltransferase domain-containing protein, with product MEEIRYFKICLEDVVEKLREYFASREDVLIAILFGSALRRNIVRDIDIAVYLARKSLNKILRMGWELEEILKTPVDIVPLEQLPPKLKLKILLRGKPIIIRSPSTYTEILKTSIGELEDLKTIYSHSDLKKL from the coding sequence ATGGAGGAGATCAGGTATTTTAAGATATGTTTAGAAGATGTTGTTGAGAAGCTTAGAGAATACTTTGCATCTAGAGAAGATGTGCTTATAGCTATATTGTTCGGCTCAGCTCTTAGGAGAAATATTGTGAGAGACATAGATATAGCAGTATATCTAGCCCGTAAAAGCTTAAACAAGATCCTCAGAATGGGTTGGGAGCTCGAAGAAATCCTCAAAACACCCGTGGATATAGTTCCGCTTGAACAGCTCCCGCCAAAACTTAAGCTGAAAATACTGCTCAGAGGCAAACCCATAATAATTAGGAGCCCATCAACCTACACAGAAATATTAAAGACAAGTATAGGAGAGTTAGAGGATCTTAAGACTATATATTCTCATAGTGATTTAAAAAAGCTATAA
- a CDS encoding ABC transporter ATP-binding protein encodes MIIELRNICFTRGSEHILRNIYLSIEEKENVVVRGRSGVGKTTLAMISALLLKPSSGEIMFVGRKITKLRDHERSMLRLKHIGYIDQYYKLLPNLTVLDNIILPLRLMGWKKQEAENEALNLIKQLGIYNVRDKYPLQISGGQKQRAAIARALVKKPKLIIADEPFSNLDEETMHQIMMLLKNYVENNHAGILITTTDLYTKYISNKEYLLEKTTLKKK; translated from the coding sequence TTGATCATCGAGCTTAGAAACATATGTTTCACAAGGGGGTCAGAGCATATACTTAGAAACATATATCTCTCCATAGAAGAGAAAGAGAACGTTGTGGTTCGTGGGAGGAGTGGTGTTGGGAAAACAACACTGGCAATGATCTCTGCTCTCCTCCTTAAACCCTCTAGTGGAGAAATAATGTTTGTGGGGAGAAAAATTACAAAATTAAGAGATCATGAGAGATCAATGCTGAGACTTAAACATATAGGCTATATTGATCAATACTATAAACTCCTACCCAACCTCACAGTACTAGATAATATAATACTACCACTACGACTCATGGGATGGAAGAAGCAGGAAGCCGAAAATGAAGCTTTAAACCTAATTAAACAACTAGGCATCTACAATGTCAGAGATAAGTATCCCCTCCAAATAAGCGGTGGGCAAAAGCAGAGAGCAGCAATAGCAAGAGCACTAGTTAAGAAACCAAAGCTAATAATAGCTGACGAACCATTCTCAAACCTAGACGAGGAAACAATGCATCAGATCATGATGCTTCTAAAAAACTATGTGGAAAACAACCATGCAGGAATACTGATAACAACAACAGACCTATACACAAAATATATCTCCAACAAAGAATACCTATTAGAAAAAACAACACTCAAAAAGAAATAA
- a CDS encoding DUF1616 domain-containing protein: MEKETLEELVNKKLTGKKSLYSAIREVYKDESAGKIKLIDPSPPTSFAEYMRRLDYSLWFWSALTLIVLAPASITLSNIAPSTLPLRYVFGSIYILFIPGYVLVEALYPEEKSLTPLERLALSIGLSLAIIPLIGLLLNYTPWGIRLEPIVTSTIIYAVAMLFIAAYRKYTIVKMVAETIKSTK; this comes from the coding sequence ATGGAAAAGGAGACTCTCGAGGAACTAGTTAACAAAAAGCTTACCGGTAAAAAAAGCCTATATAGTGCTATAAGAGAGGTTTATAAGGATGAATCCGCTGGAAAAATCAAACTAATCGATCCATCTCCTCCAACAAGCTTCGCAGAATATATGAGAAGACTTGATTATAGTCTATGGTTCTGGTCAGCTCTCACCCTAATAGTTCTCGCCCCAGCATCAATAACATTATCCAATATAGCCCCCTCAACCCTCCCCCTCAGATACGTGTTTGGAAGCATCTACATCCTATTCATACCAGGCTACGTATTGGTTGAAGCACTATATCCTGAAGAAAAAAGCCTCACGCCGCTTGAGAGACTTGCATTATCAATAGGCTTATCACTAGCAATAATCCCACTAATAGGCTTACTACTAAACTATACACCTTGGGGCATAAGACTTGAACCAATAGTGACCAGCACAATAATATACGCAGTAGCAATGCTGTTCATAGCTGCTTATAGAAAATATACCATAGTGAAAATGGTGGCGGAAACAATAAAATCCACTAAATAA
- a CDS encoding DUF1616 domain-containing protein has product MPSIEKYVVIIAFVLVLLYTIYPIVYSENLDSEVANVLKDIDYLYNHGVNVEDLVHKLDQAVKLINNGDYDRAKTILSGIKNEIASLKSKAETIYLYKTIYKYGLVAILLSLPILAYFLIPRIYLYLWYRLRRGWIVKRVHHSSGEKNSGSYEEVFAVIMAIIVVASVFAAAQVLRPRVVEPFTALGLLNENCVIGDYPREVVVGDNITLCIFVDNHMNEPIYYRVIYRIGTNNTIPTNTTPSPEPEIKEWRGVLNQGENTTFKIVVPISYSGNTNTSRIALIFELWIYNVDSNEWIYTGRWNHLYVKPVSPGG; this is encoded by the coding sequence GTGCCTAGCATAGAGAAATACGTCGTGATCATTGCTTTCGTGCTAGTGCTGCTGTATACTATATACCCCATAGTGTACTCTGAGAACCTTGACTCAGAAGTTGCCAACGTATTGAAGGATATAGACTACCTCTACAATCACGGTGTTAATGTAGAGGATCTTGTCCATAAGCTTGATCAAGCTGTTAAGCTGATTAATAATGGAGACTATGATAGGGCTAAAACTATATTATCAGGGATCAAGAATGAGATCGCGTCTTTGAAGAGCAAGGCTGAGACAATTTATCTCTACAAGACAATCTACAAGTATGGCTTGGTAGCAATACTATTATCATTACCCATACTAGCCTATTTCCTCATCCCCCGCATATACCTCTACCTATGGTATAGGCTTAGAAGGGGATGGATTGTTAAGAGAGTACATCATAGTTCTGGGGAGAAAAATTCTGGTTCATATGAGGAAGTATTTGCTGTTATAATGGCTATCATAGTTGTTGCATCAGTTTTCGCAGCTGCACAGGTTCTTAGGCCAAGGGTTGTTGAGCCATTCACTGCTTTGGGTTTGCTTAATGAGAACTGTGTGATAGGTGATTATCCTAGAGAAGTTGTTGTAGGCGATAATATCACGTTATGCATCTTCGTGGATAACCATATGAATGAGCCAATTTATTACAGGGTAATCTATAGGATCGGGACAAACAATACGATCCCAACAAACACTACGCCATCGCCGGAACCAGAGATTAAGGAGTGGAGAGGTGTTTTGAACCAGGGAGAAAACACTACGTTCAAAATAGTTGTGCCAATAAGCTATTCTGGCAATACCAATACTAGCCGTATAGCACTAATATTCGAGCTATGGATCTATAATGTAGACAGTAATGAATGGATCTATACTGGTAGGTGGAACCACTTATACGTTAAACCAGTAAGCCCAGGTGGTTGA
- a CDS encoding DUF58 domain-containing protein translates to MSINISQRGVGALFLEAVLIPLSIIVGDPIFYTASILTIAIILSDLAVFMITSRRTRCSCEPKLHKRLWVWEKPVFNLVINCSRRTVNMDQRVLPKWIKIIGFEKIEKRIKVRAKASFKHSGIYRLSKIIVSMKSPLSLFISRKTLDASIEFKVLPETLYWLIVALGILGFRGGTGGSVFLSEALPVSAALRSSSGVYYETREYVPGDPVKRIDWKATSRAQKLMIKDYREVFGENAGLVFDTRCIGPSTCDAVASALLSFIVTVVKQGIPLNYVYDMAGGKRILFRDYKSLLAYFINLVLEKNIVKDLDLYEYIQPLTTRELRNYLSRIVKDRVIPDKPVTDVIVGSAMGDSGRAVIVSMVLHSTRKIIDLVDSLIDKGVEPILVIPPKPWRDAGDLEEAYRLYRSYNLVVERLRGMGVKTLFWHRRIPGRIAVGA, encoded by the coding sequence TTGAGCATAAATATTAGTCAGCGTGGAGTAGGAGCATTATTCTTGGAAGCAGTTTTGATACCGTTATCAATAATTGTAGGCGACCCCATATTCTATACAGCATCCATACTTACCATAGCAATTATTCTCTCAGACCTAGCAGTTTTCATGATAACATCGAGGAGGACAAGGTGCTCGTGTGAGCCTAAACTGCATAAGAGGCTATGGGTTTGGGAGAAGCCAGTATTTAACCTTGTAATTAATTGTAGTAGGAGAACAGTCAATATGGATCAGAGAGTATTGCCTAAATGGATAAAAATAATCGGTTTCGAGAAAATAGAGAAACGCATAAAAGTCAGGGCTAAAGCTTCGTTTAAGCATAGTGGGATATATAGGTTGTCCAAGATTATTGTTTCGATGAAGAGTCCATTATCATTATTTATTTCTAGGAAAACCTTGGATGCATCAATAGAGTTTAAAGTTTTACCGGAAACACTGTACTGGCTAATAGTTGCTCTAGGAATACTAGGCTTCCGAGGCGGAACAGGTGGCTCAGTATTTCTCAGCGAAGCACTCCCCGTATCCGCGGCTCTTAGAAGCAGTAGTGGAGTATATTATGAGACTAGAGAATATGTCCCAGGTGATCCTGTTAAGCGTATTGATTGGAAGGCTACTTCTCGTGCACAAAAACTGATGATTAAGGATTATAGGGAAGTGTTTGGCGAGAATGCAGGCCTAGTATTTGATACTAGATGTATTGGTCCATCAACATGTGATGCAGTAGCTTCAGCGCTATTATCATTTATTGTCACGGTTGTTAAGCAGGGTATTCCTCTCAACTATGTCTACGACATGGCAGGTGGGAAAAGAATATTGTTCAGAGACTATAAGAGTTTATTAGCATACTTCATAAATCTTGTCTTGGAGAAGAATATTGTTAAAGATCTCGACCTATACGAGTACATCCAGCCATTAACAACTAGGGAGCTTAGAAATTATTTGTCAAGAATAGTTAAGGACAGGGTTATACCTGATAAGCCTGTAACAGATGTGATCGTAGGCTCTGCTATGGGTGATTCTGGGAGAGCGGTTATTGTATCAATGGTTCTGCATTCAACTAGGAAAATCATTGATTTAGTTGATAGCCTCATAGATAAAGGTGTAGAGCCTATACTAGTGATTCCTCCGAAACCTTGGAGGGATGCAGGGGATCTGGAGGAAGCATATAGGCTTTACAGAAGCTATAACCTGGTCGTTGAGAGGCTTAGAGGTATGGGTGTTAAAACATTGTTTTGGCATAGAAGGATCCCTGGTAGAATAGCTGTGGGTGCATAA
- a CDS encoding AAA family ATPase: MGEEEAKNISNVLEAIRKYFLGYEDLLNLLAIALLSEGHILIEGPPGVGKTTVAKLFSQAIGGVFRRVQMTPDLLPSDILGTYFYDMKKGEWVLRKGPVFSNVLFVDELNRAPPRTQSALLEAMQEKQVSIEGTTFSLPKPFLVVATQMPVGSEGTYPLTPVLIDRFAYSCRLSYLEPSVEMGLLSRIDIIDEARIDSILSPRDIGEMQKMVRGIHVAPSIRKYIVDIVYSIRNSEEVLLGPSPRASIWLYKGSRALAFINGMDYVIPDHVKYLAPYTLYHRIVLKPEYQAEGIDQSSIISRVLGEVEVPKI, from the coding sequence ATGGGTGAGGAGGAGGCTAAGAATATTTCCAATGTACTTGAAGCTATAAGGAAGTATTTCCTAGGCTATGAAGATCTATTAAACCTTTTAGCAATAGCTCTGCTCAGCGAAGGACACATATTAATTGAGGGACCACCAGGTGTTGGTAAAACCACTGTTGCAAAACTATTCTCACAAGCAATTGGAGGGGTATTTAGAAGGGTTCAAATGACACCTGATTTGTTGCCTTCAGATATTCTTGGAACGTATTTCTATGATATGAAGAAGGGTGAGTGGGTTCTTAGGAAGGGCCCTGTGTTCTCTAATGTATTATTTGTCGACGAGCTTAACAGGGCTCCTCCAAGAACTCAGAGCGCCTTATTAGAGGCTATGCAGGAGAAGCAGGTTAGTATTGAGGGAACAACATTTTCTCTCCCAAAACCTTTCCTAGTTGTTGCTACACAGATGCCTGTGGGTTCTGAGGGCACATACCCCCTAACACCTGTTCTCATAGATAGATTTGCTTATTCATGTAGATTATCCTATCTTGAGCCAAGTGTTGAGATGGGGTTGTTGTCTAGGATAGACATTATTGATGAGGCGAGAATAGACAGTATATTGTCGCCTAGAGATATTGGTGAGATGCAGAAGATGGTTAGGGGGATCCATGTAGCACCATCTATTAGGAAATACATTGTGGACATAGTATATAGTATTAGGAATAGTGAGGAAGTATTACTCGGCCCATCCCCCAGAGCATCTATATGGTTGTATAAGGGTAGTAGAGCACTGGCATTTATAAATGGCATGGACTATGTAATACCTGATCATGTAAAATATCTCGCCCCCTACACACTGTATCATAGAATAGTTTTAAAGCCCGAGTATCAAGCTGAAGGAATTGATCAATCAAGCATTATCTCCAGAGTACTCGGGGAAGTAGAGGTACCGAAGATTTGA
- a CDS encoding DUF4350 domain-containing protein, producing the protein MRKTIMYGILLALALFLLVMAFVPSIDDFALDNPLWNGMSLFKEYFGAQPITVSNVQNLRGGSILFIIGPSKNFTRGEASILANYVSRGGVLVVADDFGSANSLLKYMGLNIWINGSLLADPLFKYRSMYLPQVSVSVENTTLRIYYDYGSFIEAPSGGGKCIGYSSFFSYIDTNMNKKHDPDEPYGPFCTVYMRHIGKGTIYVISDSSILINSMINKGDNKAFIKEIISDNKVYVVTDKLFLSPYTILRNNLAYTVTLLLTTSLRYPVAIVLSITSYYAGKYFYNEITGRKTSSLEAKKIVEKIILQHPTWDPHVLQKLIEEVESDG; encoded by the coding sequence GTGAGGAAAACTATTATGTATGGGATCTTGCTTGCCTTAGCATTGTTCCTATTGGTAATGGCTTTTGTCCCCTCCATAGATGATTTCGCGCTCGATAATCCATTATGGAATGGAATGAGTCTTTTTAAAGAATATTTTGGAGCACAACCCATAACAGTAAGTAATGTGCAGAATCTCCGTGGTGGAAGTATATTATTTATTATTGGTCCCAGCAAGAATTTTACACGTGGAGAAGCAAGTATTTTGGCAAACTATGTTAGTAGGGGCGGTGTCCTAGTTGTAGCTGATGATTTCGGCTCCGCTAATTCTCTGCTTAAATATATGGGTTTAAATATCTGGATTAATGGGTCACTGCTTGCTGATCCATTGTTTAAGTATCGTTCAATGTATTTGCCACAGGTAAGTGTTAGCGTGGAGAATACTACGCTTAGAATCTACTATGATTATGGCTCATTCATAGAAGCCCCTAGTGGAGGGGGTAAGTGTATTGGGTATTCATCTTTTTTCAGCTATATAGACACTAATATGAATAAGAAACACGACCCCGACGAGCCATATGGCCCCTTCTGCACAGTCTATATGAGACATATAGGTAAGGGCACAATCTATGTTATCTCTGATTCAAGCATACTCATAAACTCAATGATCAATAAAGGAGACAACAAGGCTTTCATAAAGGAAATAATAAGTGATAACAAGGTATATGTTGTAACTGATAAATTGTTTTTAAGCCCATACACCATATTAAGGAATAACCTAGCCTACACGGTGACATTGTTGCTTACAACATCGCTTAGATACCCTGTAGCCATTGTTCTCAGCATAACCAGTTATTATGCCGGCAAATACTTCTACAACGAGATCACTGGGAGAAAAACAAGCAGCCTTGAAGCTAAGAAAATTGTGGAAAAAATTATTCTACAACACCCCACATGGGATCCACATGTACTTCAAAAGCTCATAGAGGAGGTTGAGTCAGATGGGTGA
- a CDS encoding glycosyltransferase family 2 protein, translating to MGSEDSLRNLTVLIPVLNEAKAIGKVLDEVLNVGVPRENIIVVDGGSSDGTVEIARSRNVEVIPQEGKGKALAIKTGLKHVSTPYVLVMDGDYTYPAKHIIDLYKKIMNEGHDLVIGSRRFHSPVQTRIYRIGNLFLTKLFNLLFGTGLTDILSGMYIAKTEKLREIMFEMPHFSVESEIVAHVASTTGRIAEIPINYRRRLGEKKLSVKHGIGIARDMIRLTWRYNPAFFIFILGSLLLIPGLLLGGWVAYHYFFVGIKYYVKGLVAIILTAAGFTSLLLAVMALYTKRIEMRMQKRMDEIEQLIEEYLNRKS from the coding sequence TTGGGAAGCGAAGACAGCTTGAGAAATTTAACGGTTCTAATACCTGTTCTGAATGAAGCTAAGGCTATTGGTAAGGTTCTTGACGAGGTTCTCAATGTAGGTGTTCCTAGGGAGAATATTATTGTGGTTGATGGTGGTAGTAGTGATGGGACAGTTGAGATAGCTAGATCTAGGAATGTAGAGGTTATTCCTCAAGAGGGTAAAGGCAAAGCCTTGGCTATTAAGACTGGGTTGAAACATGTTAGTACACCCTATGTTCTAGTAATGGATGGTGACTATACTTATCCAGCCAAGCACATAATAGATCTTTATAAAAAGATTATGAATGAAGGCCACGACCTAGTTATTGGTTCTAGAAGATTTCACAGCCCTGTCCAAACACGTATATATAGGATTGGAAACTTGTTCCTAACAAAACTATTCAACCTATTATTCGGCACAGGCTTAACAGATATATTGAGCGGAATGTATATTGCTAAGACAGAGAAGCTGAGGGAGATAATGTTTGAGATGCCCCATTTCAGTGTTGAGTCTGAAATAGTTGCACATGTAGCATCAACAACTGGTAGGATAGCTGAGATACCAATTAATTATAGGAGAAGACTGGGAGAGAAGAAGCTGAGTGTTAAGCATGGAATAGGAATAGCTAGGGATATGATTAGGCTTACATGGAGATATAACCCTGCATTCTTCATATTCATCCTAGGATCACTACTCCTAATACCAGGACTACTACTAGGTGGCTGGGTTGCCTACCACTATTTCTTCGTGGGGATAAAATACTATGTTAAAGGACTAGTAGCAATAATACTAACCGCTGCCGGCTTCACATCCCTACTACTAGCAGTAATGGCTCTATACACGAAGAGAATAGAGATGAGGATGCAGAAGAGAATGGATGAAATAGAACAATTAATCGAAGAATACCTTAATAGAAAAAGTTGA
- a CDS encoding polysaccharide biosynthesis protein, with amino-acid sequence MGGSSTSKVIRGGFWLYVSRIANNFGGFIYWLIISSIAGSSILGLTSVTVGLAGLINGLANLGINVGLQHFLGICIGRNDPVCFRKYFWTTTYFSFIVYFGIGGSLVAFGLAGLSFSGFTPAMLFYTGLLVMLGSSTTISSALVSMLRTDIVSIASILGNALKIIVGVFLVWIGWGFAGAVLGYLFMPFSMFAVGFTYLLRSYGLSKTFDIGVLVEVLRGSIVSWLPGVVALAGQWIGVLVVYGSSGASETGYYYVAFAISGFTLGIGFSILGLLLPVLSGLSSGREEAASRVLRISLGIITPIAVYFIFYPWLPLSLLGREYVSASTTLVVLLLGFIPLSYYAVVNSLAYSYKMYWNILYLGLSINIPRLILYMLLVPMMGGLGAAYSYTIGSYIGLLYAVFLARHIGFNMNWGLLGKILAPPILLGFLAYIFHIHWLLAVFLVSLSYLLYGRIKVIFKSDLREIAYAFLGREKTGKIYERLGGLIDIFFQ; translated from the coding sequence ATGGGTGGTTCAAGTACTTCCAAGGTTATTAGGGGTGGTTTTTGGCTATATGTTTCGAGGATTGCTAATAATTTCGGGGGATTTATTTATTGGTTGATTATTTCAAGTATTGCTGGTTCATCTATTCTGGGCTTAACATCTGTAACAGTTGGCTTGGCTGGATTGATAAATGGATTGGCTAATTTGGGAATAAATGTTGGGTTGCAGCATTTCCTAGGTATATGTATTGGCAGGAATGATCCCGTGTGTTTCCGTAAATATTTTTGGACGACAACGTATTTCTCGTTTATAGTATATTTTGGTATTGGAGGCTCACTGGTAGCTTTTGGCTTAGCTGGTTTATCTTTTTCCGGCTTCACCCCTGCTATGTTGTTTTATACTGGTTTACTTGTAATGCTTGGATCATCAACTACTATTTCTTCTGCACTAGTATCTATGCTTAGAACAGATATAGTCTCTATAGCATCTATATTGGGTAATGCTTTGAAGATTATTGTTGGAGTATTCCTTGTATGGATTGGGTGGGGTTTTGCGGGTGCTGTTCTAGGATACTTGTTCATGCCATTCTCAATGTTTGCTGTAGGTTTTACTTATCTGCTTAGATCTTATGGTTTATCGAAAACTTTCGATATAGGTGTTTTAGTGGAGGTTCTTAGGGGTAGTATTGTTTCTTGGCTTCCAGGAGTAGTAGCTTTGGCTGGTCAGTGGATTGGTGTATTAGTTGTTTATGGTAGTAGTGGTGCTTCTGAAACTGGCTACTACTATGTAGCATTCGCGATCTCCGGTTTCACTCTAGGTATAGGTTTCAGCATACTAGGTCTGCTCCTACCAGTATTGAGCGGTCTTAGTAGTGGGCGTGAGGAAGCTGCTTCTAGGGTTTTAAGGATTAGTTTGGGAATAATTACGCCTATAGCTGTTTATTTCATTTTTTATCCATGGCTCCCTCTAAGTCTTCTGGGCAGAGAATATGTTAGTGCTTCAACTACCTTGGTTGTGCTCCTCCTAGGCTTCATCCCTCTAAGCTACTATGCTGTTGTTAATAGTTTAGCATACTCCTATAAAATGTACTGGAACATATTGTATCTTGGCTTATCCATAAATATTCCTAGACTCATACTATACATGCTCTTAGTCCCCATGATGGGTGGTTTGGGCGCAGCATACTCTTACACTATAGGATCATATATTGGTTTATTATATGCAGTATTCCTAGCTAGACATATAGGGTTCAATATGAATTGGGGGCTTCTAGGAAAGATCCTCGCACCACCAATCCTCCTAGGATTCCTAGCCTATATATTCCATATACACTGGCTCCTAGCAGTATTCCTTGTAAGTTTAAGCTATTTATTATATGGTAGGATAAAAGTAATATTTAAAAGTGATCTAAGGGAGATAGCATATGCTTTCCTTGGAAGAGAGAAGACGGGGAAAATATATGAGAGACTTGGAGGATTAATAGACATTTTCTTCCAATAA
- a CDS encoding class I SAM-dependent methyltransferase has translation MRQELISTWKAIKPYIDGANTLLDLGSGRGAFAEKLYSKARHVIALDIDYEALSHIDKPFIMKLCADAQNIPLRDESVDVVIAISLIEHLQDPIKCLHEASRVLKEGGYLIIQLPNLQYYVEPHTKFPLFILPYRFKELIRKRLGYAYINFNVTLKYILNHTPKELELIRKMDVYHKIKTPPWPPAWILIYKKTNQQQYDS, from the coding sequence ATGAGACAAGAGTTAATAAGTACTTGGAAGGCTATTAAGCCATACATTGATGGTGCAAACACTCTACTGGATCTAGGGAGTGGTAGGGGGGCGTTTGCCGAGAAGCTATATAGTAAGGCAAGACATGTAATAGCACTAGACATAGACTATGAAGCCCTTAGCCACATAGATAAACCATTCATCATGAAACTGTGCGCAGATGCACAAAATATACCGTTAAGAGACGAGAGCGTAGACGTAGTAATTGCTATAAGCCTAATCGAACATCTACAAGACCCTATAAAATGCCTGCATGAGGCAAGCAGAGTGCTTAAAGAGGGAGGATACCTAATTATACAACTACCAAATCTCCAATACTACGTGGAGCCACATACAAAGTTCCCGCTTTTCATACTACCATATAGATTCAAAGAACTTATTAGAAAAAGACTAGGTTACGCATACATAAATTTCAATGTAACCCTTAAATACATCCTAAACCATACTCCAAAAGAGCTAGAACTTATAAGAAAAATGGATGTATATCATAAAATCAAAACACCTCCTTGGCCACCAGCTTGGATTCTCATATACAAGAAGACGAATCAACAACAGTATGACAGTTAA
- a CDS encoding glycosyltransferase has protein sequence MTNIIPSLEIIALILTLIHFGIPLAYYVYLKKKWLPKPWNLKINPKYTPRITVIVPTYNEAKLIIEKLNNIYMQDYPKDKLEVLVVDSASTDGTPRLVEDWARKHTNFRVMLVKEPSRRGMAHALWTGFKHAKGDIIIVTDADAIWTKHDILREIVKWLSCEDVGAISCIKEPLGGESLEYKYRQYYNILRIAESKAWSTPIFHGELSAFKKKLLKRIGGFPLGVGSAESLAAMKIAALGYRAIISDNVVVQEIIPRREYTKWRIRRAQHLIIHLIKTLSYIRNYNNMLKVIVLVEAYLHIINPWILLLCTIVLLYCTLILHSILAGSLIILGLALLAQRAYHAWIISQLFLLLAQIKNLWNKELVWKKQEKV, from the coding sequence TTGACGAACATTATTCCCTCTCTAGAAATCATAGCATTAATCCTCACACTAATCCACTTCGGGATACCACTAGCATACTACGTGTATCTAAAGAAGAAGTGGCTGCCGAAGCCTTGGAACCTGAAAATAAACCCCAAATATACGCCGAGGATAACAGTTATTGTGCCAACATATAATGAAGCAAAGTTGATCATAGAGAAACTAAACAATATCTACATGCAGGATTATCCAAAGGATAAGCTGGAGGTATTAGTTGTAGACTCAGCAAGCACCGATGGAACACCGAGGCTTGTAGAGGACTGGGCAAGAAAACACACTAATTTTAGAGTTATGCTTGTGAAAGAGCCTAGTAGGAGGGGTATGGCGCATGCCTTATGGACAGGATTTAAACATGCAAAAGGAGACATCATAATTGTGACAGATGCTGATGCTATATGGACAAAGCATGATATATTAAGAGAAATAGTAAAATGGCTATCATGTGAAGATGTTGGTGCCATCTCATGTATTAAAGAGCCTTTAGGCGGTGAGTCCCTAGAGTACAAATATCGGCAATACTATAATATTCTAAGGATTGCTGAGAGTAAGGCTTGGTCTACACCTATATTCCATGGTGAACTTTCAGCCTTTAAGAAAAAACTTCTTAAGAGAATAGGTGGATTTCCATTGGGAGTGGGTTCTGCTGAAAGTTTAGCGGCTATGAAGATAGCGGCACTAGGCTATAGGGCAATAATTTCAGATAATGTGGTAGTGCAGGAGATTATTCCCAGAAGAGAATATACGAAGTGGAGGATTAGGAGGGCACAACACCTCATAATACACCTAATCAAGACCCTTAGTTATATAAGGAACTATAACAACATGTTAAAAGTAATTGTATTGGTGGAAGCATATCTACATATAATCAACCCATGGATACTTCTATTATGTACAATAGTCCTACTCTATTGCACACTAATTCTACATAGCATCCTAGCAGGGAGCCTTATAATATTAGGGTTAGCTCTGCTGGCACAAAGAGCTTATCATGCATGGATTATCAGTCAGCTTTTCCTTTTACTAGCTCAAATTAAAAATTTATGGAATAAAGAGCTAGTATGGAAAAAGCAAGAGAAGGTGTAA
- a CDS encoding glycosyltransferase — MRILYVAPRYHPHIGGVEYVVKFIAESLARHGHDVTVLAGEPNIESPKEDIVNGIHVIRWPTWDEVAELYVEKLYT, encoded by the coding sequence GTGAGAATTCTCTACGTAGCCCCCAGATACCATCCACACATTGGTGGCGTGGAGTATGTAGTAAAATTTATTGCAGAGAGTTTAGCTAGACATGGACACGATGTCACAGTATTAGCTGGAGAGCCTAATATAGAGTCTCCTAAAGAAGATATAGTTAATGGTATTCATGTAATCAGATGGCCTACATGGGATGAAGTTGCTGAACTCTATGTTGAAAAACTATATACCTAG